The Mycolicibacterium hassiacum DSM 44199 genome includes a window with the following:
- a CDS encoding CaiB/BaiF CoA-transferase family protein, whose amino-acid sequence MAAYDPPLSGVRVVDLTAGPMTAVGRLFADLGADVTAVRLRGVTGAETVGPFVDGVAIQTAINRHGMATAELEPGDDAFEELLAGADILIENTPPGSAAEATLAVRDIRRRHPGLVILSISDFGRDTDYRGWHGSVPVFHALTSELSRSGVPGREPVVPPAELPYQVAAAQAAVMTTAIYLDRLRTGEGDLIDFSVLDGAMQALDPPFGSAGSASAGVAVSAQRRDWYAEQMRYPIIPCKDGHVRICILSKRQWRGMFEWMGRPAEFADPSFDKLGKRFRSPQLFAAIHRFCADKTRAELEAEGQAHGVPTAAVLSLAEALGAEHFTARGFFREVELAPGVVAPIPVGVAEIDGQRASTLNPSAAASEKPGAAPVLGARVRRNEGRPLEGVRVLDLGVIVVGADTARIFGDLGADVIKVEHTAHPDGLRVGKFTTMTQPFAAGHRNKRSIGLDLSSPEGRELAHRLVAQCDVVLSNYKPGVAEALGMDYATLREINPQIVVVDSSAFGPTGPWAKRLGYGPLVRAAVGFTKLWADPNDPDTFCDTVTVYPDHVAARIGALSAIALLLRRERTGVGGSASISQAEVMLSHLAADIAADALARAGHTRTDGRPAGYFSGLLQAAGEDDWLAVTVRDDADWRAVRQVAGLADTDGIDALRDWVRGQDRFAAMEQLQAAGVPAGAVLHAHELPDWGYYQQRRAFREELHPYGETPYVLENVQVHCDHVADPPLGQAPLLGEHTTEIAAELLGLDAAQIEELHQRGVLESPRLDPVARPDPAGR is encoded by the coding sequence ATGGCTGCATACGATCCCCCGCTCTCGGGTGTGCGCGTCGTGGACCTCACCGCCGGGCCGATGACCGCGGTCGGCCGGCTGTTCGCCGATCTGGGCGCCGACGTCACCGCGGTGCGGCTGCGCGGCGTCACCGGCGCGGAGACGGTCGGCCCGTTCGTGGACGGGGTGGCGATCCAGACCGCGATCAACCGGCACGGCATGGCCACCGCCGAACTCGAGCCGGGCGACGACGCGTTCGAGGAACTGCTCGCCGGCGCCGACATCCTCATCGAGAACACCCCGCCCGGGTCGGCCGCCGAGGCGACGCTGGCGGTGCGCGACATCCGCAGGCGCCATCCGGGGCTGGTGATCCTGTCGATCAGCGATTTCGGCCGCGACACCGACTACCGCGGCTGGCACGGGTCGGTGCCGGTGTTCCACGCGCTGACCAGCGAACTGTCCCGCTCCGGGGTGCCCGGCCGCGAGCCGGTGGTGCCGCCGGCGGAGCTGCCGTATCAGGTCGCGGCCGCGCAGGCGGCGGTCATGACGACCGCGATCTATTTGGACCGGTTGCGCACCGGTGAGGGCGATCTCATCGACTTCTCGGTGCTCGACGGGGCGATGCAGGCGCTCGACCCGCCGTTCGGTTCGGCGGGCAGCGCGTCGGCCGGTGTCGCGGTCAGCGCCCAGCGCCGCGACTGGTACGCCGAGCAGATGCGCTACCCGATCATCCCGTGCAAGGACGGCCATGTGCGGATCTGCATCCTGTCCAAACGGCAGTGGCGCGGCATGTTCGAGTGGATGGGCCGGCCCGCGGAGTTCGCCGATCCGTCGTTCGACAAGCTCGGCAAGCGGTTCCGCTCCCCGCAGCTGTTCGCGGCCATTCACCGGTTCTGCGCCGACAAGACCCGCGCCGAACTGGAGGCCGAGGGCCAGGCGCACGGGGTGCCGACCGCCGCGGTGCTCAGCCTGGCCGAGGCGCTGGGCGCCGAGCACTTCACCGCGCGCGGCTTCTTCCGCGAGGTGGAGCTCGCGCCCGGTGTGGTCGCGCCGATCCCGGTGGGGGTGGCCGAGATCGACGGCCAGCGCGCCAGCACGCTCAACCCGTCGGCTGCTGCGTCCGAGAAGCCCGGCGCGGCACCGGTTCTGGGCGCACGTGTGCGCCGCAACGAGGGCCGGCCGCTGGAGGGCGTGCGGGTGCTCGACCTCGGGGTGATCGTGGTCGGCGCCGACACCGCCCGCATCTTCGGTGATCTCGGCGCCGACGTGATCAAGGTCGAGCACACCGCGCACCCGGACGGGCTGCGGGTCGGCAAGTTCACCACCATGACCCAGCCGTTCGCGGCCGGGCACCGCAACAAACGCTCGATCGGGCTGGACCTGAGCTCGCCGGAAGGCCGCGAGCTGGCCCACCGGCTGGTCGCGCAGTGCGATGTGGTGCTGTCGAACTACAAGCCCGGCGTCGCCGAGGCGCTGGGCATGGACTACGCGACGCTGCGCGAGATCAACCCGCAGATCGTGGTCGTCGACAGCTCGGCGTTCGGGCCCACCGGGCCGTGGGCCAAGCGGCTGGGCTACGGGCCGCTGGTCCGCGCCGCGGTCGGGTTCACCAAGCTGTGGGCCGATCCGAACGACCCGGACACGTTCTGCGACACCGTGACCGTCTACCCCGACCATGTCGCGGCGCGGATCGGCGCGCTGTCGGCGATCGCGTTGCTGCTGCGCCGGGAACGCACCGGGGTCGGCGGATCGGCCAGCATCTCGCAGGCCGAGGTGATGCTCAGCCACCTGGCCGCCGACATCGCCGCCGATGCGCTGGCCCGCGCGGGGCACACCCGCACCGACGGCCGGCCGGCCGGGTACTTCTCGGGCCTGCTGCAGGCCGCCGGTGAGGACGACTGGCTGGCGGTCACCGTCCGCGACGACGCCGACTGGCGGGCGGTGCGGCAGGTGGCGGGCCTGGCCGACACCGACGGCATCGACGCGTTGCGGGACTGGGTGCGCGGGCAGGACCGGTTCGCCGCGATGGAGCAGCTGCAGGCGGCCGGGGTCCCGGCCGGCGCGGTGCTGCATGCCCACGAGCTGCCGGACTGGGGCTACTACCAGCAGCGGCGGGCGTTCCGTGAGGAGTTGCATCCCTACGGCGAGACGCCGTATGTGCTGGAGAACGTGCAGGTGCACTGCGATCACGTGGCGGACCCGCCGCTCGGGCAGGCGCCGCTGCTGGGTGAGCACACCACCGAGATCGCTGCGGAGCTGCTGGGGCTGGACGCCGCGCAGATCGAGGAGCTGCACCAGCGCGGCGTGCTGGAGAGCCCCCGGCTCGATCCGGTGGCCCGGCCCGATCCGGCCGGTCGGTGA
- a CDS encoding acyl-CoA dehydrogenase family protein, which produces MSENTLPTADELREEVRSWLRDNYQPLPRNTDPWVSSPERIAWLEKVLDAGYAVPTYPTEWFGRGYPNKLAKVIAEEFAAIKAPGACQDRYNIPANTTLALGTEKLKRDLLRPFLTERSRICLLYSEPGAGSDLASVRTTATRDGDEWVVTGQKVWTSGAKTADYALLLARTDWDVPKHKGLSLFIMPMKQPGIEVRPLVQITGESHFNEVFINDAKVPHEYLLGEEGNGWRALQVALAYERSIMGDTNRSSRNKKADSLIDLARQYGKLDDPAIRGQLAKVVAMRELNRLNNARAKSSTTPGTSTSIMSLGKLAMSKILHTEAAMKTQIIGAEALLAGSENPVADDVNFLTLNAFFTSIGGGTDQIQRNIIGERVLGLPKEPEIDRDIPFREARRS; this is translated from the coding sequence ATGAGCGAGAACACCCTGCCCACCGCCGACGAGCTGCGCGAAGAGGTGCGGTCCTGGCTGCGTGACAACTACCAGCCGCTGCCCCGCAACACCGATCCGTGGGTGTCCTCCCCGGAGCGGATCGCCTGGCTGGAGAAGGTGCTCGACGCCGGCTACGCGGTCCCGACCTATCCGACCGAGTGGTTCGGCCGCGGCTACCCCAACAAGCTGGCCAAGGTCATCGCCGAGGAGTTCGCCGCGATCAAGGCGCCCGGCGCGTGCCAGGACCGCTACAACATCCCGGCCAACACCACGCTGGCGCTGGGCACCGAGAAGCTCAAGCGGGATCTGTTGCGCCCCTTCCTGACCGAGCGCAGCCGCATCTGCCTGCTCTACAGCGAGCCGGGTGCCGGGTCGGACCTGGCCAGTGTGCGCACCACCGCCACCCGCGACGGCGACGAGTGGGTGGTCACCGGCCAGAAGGTGTGGACCTCGGGGGCGAAGACCGCCGACTACGCGCTGCTGCTGGCGCGCACCGACTGGGATGTGCCCAAGCACAAGGGGCTGAGCCTGTTCATCATGCCGATGAAGCAGCCCGGCATCGAGGTGCGTCCGCTGGTGCAGATCACCGGCGAGTCGCACTTCAACGAGGTGTTCATCAACGACGCCAAGGTGCCGCACGAATACCTGCTCGGCGAGGAGGGCAACGGCTGGCGCGCGCTGCAGGTGGCGTTGGCCTACGAACGCTCGATCATGGGCGACACCAACCGCAGTTCGCGGAACAAGAAGGCCGACAGCCTGATCGATCTGGCCCGCCAGTACGGCAAGCTCGACGATCCGGCGATCCGCGGCCAGCTGGCCAAGGTGGTGGCGATGCGCGAGCTCAACCGGCTCAACAACGCGCGGGCGAAATCGTCGACCACACCGGGCACCTCGACGTCGATCATGTCGCTGGGCAAGCTCGCGATGTCGAAGATCCTGCACACCGAGGCCGCGATGAAGACCCAGATCATCGGCGCCGAGGCGCTGCTGGCCGGGTCGGAGAACCCGGTCGCCGACGACGTGAACTTCCTGACGCTCAACGCGTTCTTCACCTCGATCGGCGGCGGCACCGACCAGATTCAGCGCAACATCATCGGCGAGCGGGTGCTGGGCCTGCCCAAGGAGCCCGAGATCGACCGTGACATCCCGTTCCGCGAGGCGCGCCGGAGCTGA
- a CDS encoding acyl-CoA dehydrogenase family protein, with product MTISVSERAELRSAVGELLADKCTEQDVRRVMTTDEGFDRDLWRQLAEQGVLGMLVDEEHGGLGFGALELEAVAEETGAALLPAPFISSAVLTVALVQAAGTAEDRKRLLPGLADGTAIGTVAITGKAGTWTPDGVGVRADADGRLTGEAHYVTWGQVADVLLVVARTGDGVGVFEVAPDAEGFTRTAATVFDPTVRLSTFTFEATPARRLGSAGWEAVQRALDHAVIASAGEQVGGARRIFDITIEYLKTRVQFGRQIGSFQALKHMAADLLLELENATSAAQHAAAEQAAGSDGAAGAIALAGFTCAEAYEQIAMSSIQMHGGIGFTWEHPAHLYVRRARTGLQLFGGPRLHRERYLVSKGGSSELVGVWCDRFGSCR from the coding sequence ATGACGATCAGCGTCTCCGAACGCGCAGAGCTGCGCTCGGCGGTCGGCGAACTCCTCGCCGACAAGTGCACCGAACAAGACGTCCGTCGGGTGATGACCACCGACGAGGGATTCGACCGTGACCTGTGGCGCCAACTCGCCGAACAGGGTGTCCTCGGGATGCTCGTCGACGAGGAGCACGGCGGGCTGGGCTTCGGCGCCCTCGAACTCGAGGCGGTGGCCGAGGAGACCGGCGCCGCGCTGCTGCCCGCCCCGTTCATCTCCAGCGCGGTGCTGACCGTCGCACTGGTGCAGGCCGCCGGTACCGCCGAGGACCGCAAGCGGCTGCTGCCCGGCCTGGCCGACGGCACCGCGATCGGCACCGTGGCGATCACCGGCAAGGCCGGCACCTGGACCCCCGACGGGGTCGGTGTCCGCGCCGACGCCGACGGCCGGCTCACCGGCGAGGCGCACTACGTCACCTGGGGGCAGGTGGCCGACGTGCTGCTGGTGGTGGCCCGGACCGGTGACGGCGTCGGCGTGTTCGAGGTGGCGCCGGACGCGGAGGGTTTCACCCGCACGGCGGCAACGGTGTTCGATCCGACGGTGCGGCTGTCGACGTTCACCTTCGAGGCGACCCCGGCCCGCCGCCTGGGCAGCGCCGGCTGGGAGGCGGTGCAGCGCGCGCTCGACCACGCGGTGATCGCCTCGGCCGGTGAACAGGTCGGCGGCGCGCGGCGGATCTTCGACATCACCATCGAATACCTCAAGACCCGCGTGCAGTTCGGCCGCCAGATCGGCAGCTTCCAGGCGCTCAAGCACATGGCCGCCGATCTGCTGCTCGAACTGGAGAACGCCACCTCGGCCGCCCAGCACGCCGCCGCCGAACAGGCCGCCGGCAGCGACGGCGCCGCGGGCGCGATCGCGCTCGCCGGGTTCACCTGCGCGGAGGCCTACGAGCAGATCGCGATGAGCTCCATCCAGATGCACGGCGGGATCGGCTTCACCTGGGAGCACCCCGCCCACCTGTACGTGCGCCGGGCCCGCACCGGCCTGCAACTGTTCGGCGGCCCGCGGCTTCATCGCGAGCGCTACCTGGTCTCGAAAGGTGGCTCTTCCGAGTTGGTAGGGGTCTGGTGTGACCGATTCGGATCGTGTCGGTGA
- a CDS encoding LysR family transcriptional regulator — protein MSAEGTDIDFTRLRYFVAVADELHFKRAADKLMITPPPLSKQIKLLEKELGGPLFERGYHEVRLTPLGQRLLEPAREILRRVEDFKAMARQAVEGSAPIRVSATAYAPSDLLAELEAVLAALPEPTEFSVPGSAAEVTATLIAGHAELGLIHLPAGDKRLRCRVVAAYQGAIAVRFDDPLAGRDMVSIEELRDRDVAIDIARPNPVVLAWLTRQLNNRGVHRIVRTTNQRGGEVEMATQVFNRHLVALVSYAPESFIGKMFSPPEFKLIPIDETTWPPAKIALAWAPERLGDRLAEIELAVDRIADRLGPVRRGA, from the coding sequence CTGAGTGCGGAGGGAACTGACATCGACTTCACCAGGCTCCGGTACTTCGTCGCGGTCGCCGACGAACTGCACTTCAAGCGGGCCGCGGACAAGTTGATGATCACCCCGCCGCCGCTGAGCAAGCAGATCAAGCTGCTGGAGAAGGAACTGGGCGGTCCGCTGTTCGAGCGTGGCTACCACGAGGTGCGGCTCACCCCGCTCGGGCAGCGACTGCTCGAGCCGGCGCGCGAGATCCTGCGCCGGGTCGAGGACTTCAAGGCGATGGCCCGGCAGGCCGTCGAGGGCTCGGCACCGATCCGGGTGAGCGCCACCGCGTATGCGCCGTCGGATCTGCTCGCCGAGTTGGAAGCGGTGCTCGCCGCGCTGCCCGAGCCGACGGAGTTCAGCGTGCCGGGATCGGCGGCCGAGGTCACCGCCACGCTGATCGCCGGCCACGCCGAGCTGGGCCTGATTCACCTGCCCGCGGGCGACAAACGGTTGCGGTGCCGGGTGGTGGCCGCCTATCAGGGGGCGATCGCGGTGCGGTTCGACGATCCGTTGGCCGGCCGCGACATGGTGTCGATCGAGGAACTGCGTGACCGCGACGTGGCGATCGACATCGCCCGGCCCAACCCGGTGGTGCTGGCCTGGCTGACCCGCCAGCTGAACAACCGCGGCGTGCACCGGATCGTGCGGACCACCAATCAGCGCGGCGGCGAGGTGGAGATGGCCACCCAGGTGTTCAACCGCCATCTGGTCGCGCTGGTCAGCTACGCCCCGGAGTCGTTCATCGGCAAGATGTTCTCGCCGCCGGAGTTCAAGCTCATTCCGATCGACGAGACCACCTGGCCCCCGGCGAAGATCGCGTTGGCCTGGGCGCCGGAGCGGCTGGGTGACCGGCTGGCCGAGATCGAGCTGGCGGTCGACCGGATCGCCGACCGGCTCGGCCCGGTGCGCCGGGGCGCATAG
- a CDS encoding amidase — MRFDEYRAHDATGLARLIADNEVTPGELLRLAQERAAEVNPRINAIVGDVPAPPPTKLRGPFAGVPFLIKDLAQDYAGLPTSRGCRALKSIPAPEHSTIVRRWLDAGLVIFGKTNTPEFGAKGITEPQLWGPTRNPWDLTRTPGGSSGGSAAAVAAGIVPCAGANDGGGSIRIPAACCGLVGLKPGRGLVPSGPAVAESMHGAAVQGVVSRTVRDTAAMLDIVRGGEPWGPYLPAVPAESFVSSVGADPGRLRIAVRVPTAINPRPHPEAFAAVEAAARILSELGHHVEELTAAPYDEATLARDFLLSWFVYTAWELAEAKRVSGAGDDGFERDTLVLATLGRAIGSVDYLDAVHRRHEHTRRLTEFFESYDLLLTPTLATPPPRIGEFDLPAVLQRAADLLVKTRTAGVLRFTRIADDMIDKNLAWVPYTQLANITGRPAISLPLHWTDDGLPLGVQFVAPLGGESLLIRLAAQLEQAMPWADRVAPI; from the coding sequence GTGCGCTTCGACGAGTACCGCGCCCACGATGCCACCGGGCTGGCCAGGCTGATCGCCGACAACGAGGTGACCCCCGGTGAGTTGCTGCGGCTCGCGCAGGAGCGCGCCGCCGAGGTCAACCCCCGGATCAACGCGATTGTCGGCGACGTTCCCGCGCCGCCGCCGACGAAGCTTCGGGGCCCGTTCGCCGGGGTGCCGTTTCTGATCAAGGACCTCGCCCAGGACTACGCCGGGCTGCCCACCTCACGGGGCTGCCGTGCGCTGAAATCCATTCCGGCGCCGGAGCACTCGACAATCGTGCGGCGCTGGCTCGACGCGGGGCTGGTCATCTTCGGCAAGACCAACACCCCCGAGTTCGGCGCCAAGGGCATCACCGAGCCGCAGCTGTGGGGACCGACGCGCAATCCGTGGGATCTCACCCGCACCCCCGGCGGGTCGTCCGGCGGCTCGGCCGCCGCGGTGGCGGCGGGCATCGTGCCGTGCGCGGGCGCCAACGACGGCGGCGGTTCGATCCGCATTCCGGCGGCGTGCTGCGGGCTGGTCGGCCTCAAACCCGGCCGCGGTCTCGTCCCGTCCGGTCCCGCGGTCGCCGAGTCCATGCACGGTGCGGCGGTGCAGGGCGTGGTGTCACGGACGGTGCGTGACACCGCCGCCATGCTCGACATCGTCCGCGGCGGCGAACCCTGGGGCCCGTATCTGCCCGCGGTGCCGGCGGAGTCGTTCGTCTCGTCGGTCGGGGCCGACCCGGGCCGGCTGCGCATTGCCGTGCGGGTACCGACGGCGATCAATCCCCGCCCGCACCCCGAGGCGTTCGCCGCCGTCGAGGCCGCCGCACGGATATTGTCCGAGCTGGGCCACCACGTCGAGGAACTGACCGCGGCCCCGTACGACGAGGCCACGCTGGCCCGCGACTTTTTGCTCAGCTGGTTCGTCTACACGGCATGGGAACTCGCTGAGGCCAAACGTGTTTCGGGTGCGGGTGACGACGGGTTCGAGCGCGACACGCTGGTCCTCGCCACGCTCGGTCGGGCGATTGGCAGCGTCGACTACCTCGACGCCGTGCACCGCCGCCATGAGCACACCCGCCGACTGACCGAGTTCTTCGAGTCCTACGACCTGCTGCTGACCCCGACGCTGGCCACCCCGCCGCCGCGGATCGGCGAGTTCGACCTGCCGGCGGTGCTACAGCGCGCAGCCGACCTGCTGGTCAAGACGCGCACTGCCGGCGTGCTGCGGTTCACCCGGATCGCCGACGACATGATCGACAAGAACCTCGCCTGGGTGCCGTACACGCAGTTGGCGAACATCACCGGGCGACCGGCGATTTCACTGCCGCTGCACTGGACCGACGACGGTCTGCCGCTGGGTGTGCAGTTCGTCGCACCGCTCGGCGGCGAGTCGCTGCTGATCCGGCTGGCCGCCCAGCTCGAGCAGGCCATGCCCTGGGCGGACCGGGTGGCACCGATCTAG